One window from the genome of Yamadazyma tenuis chromosome 7, complete sequence encodes:
- the TAF4 gene encoding transcription initiation factor TFIID subunit 4 (EggNog:ENOG503NZ66; COG:K) translates to MDQSADSVKRSNDQSSSRPNSTNKRLKTENDDSNEFTEDLTQPTSEIPSSDPLNIDFNNIPDEILDSVNASIATPDVLSLSRSATPINNTLDYDDTKRSSLSRSASNINNGKLLVPSISSSAVSQLSAPVQPSNSSQQQQQLHTNDPSKLNDALAAAGVDIQREEELLMQQQLSRVPQQPQFNQQRVAVSQFLNPYHVNTYMQKSARENGVLQNFLQDPEVLEIMSASCERWISDIVAKTIVMARHRQNSAPIGKSKTTSGKSDMYSELRGLAKKHRELEEQRVERRIALGLEKSDDNGKYENKAGSEETLHRAANATAAMMTSNPGRKKYSWMTSGAGGPNGGSAGVSEKDSNSKRSHLLSSRGDNGIRLNNTRITQAVTMKDLLAAIEDERMNVQNALVKGYSKLRD, encoded by the coding sequence ATGGACCAATCCGCCGATTCAGTTAAAAGATCGAATGATCAACTGTCTAGCAGGCCCAACCTGACCAACAAACGATTGAAGACGGAAAATGACGATTCAAATGAGTTTACAGAAGATCTCACTCAACCAACTTCAGAAATCCCCTCAAGCGACCCCCTAAATAtcgacttcaacaatattcCTGACGAAATTTTGGACTCTGTAAATGCCTCGATAGCCACGCCTGATGTATTAAGCTTGAGCCGGTCTGCTACTCCTATCAATAACACTCTTGACTATGATGATACAAAGAGAAGTAGTTTATCAAGAAGTGCACTGAATATCAATAACGGGAAGCTTTTGGTTCCTTCAATCAGTTCATCTGCCGTGTCTCAGCTCCTGGCCCCGGTGCAACCGCTGAACCTGTctcagcaacaacaacaacttcacACAAATGACCCTTCTAAATTGAACGATGCTTTGGCAGCTGCTGGAGTAGACATCCAGCGTGAAGAAGAGCTATTGATGCAACAACAGTTGAGTAGAGttcctcaacaaccacagttcAATCAGCAACGGGTGGCAGTGTCTCAGTTCTTGAACCCATATCATGTAAACACATATATGCAAAAATCTGCCAGAGAGAACGGTGTGCTTCAAAACTTTCTCCAAGATCCcgaagttcttgaaatcatGTCAGCTTCTTGTGAACGTTGGATCTCAGATATCGTGGCCAAGACCATAGTGATGGCTCGACATCGCCAGAACTCAGCTCCAATTGGAAAATCGAAAACAACCAGTGGGAAGTCTGACATGTATTCTGAGCTCCGTGGCTTGGCCAAGAAACATAGGGAGTTGGAAGAACAGAGGGTCGAAAGGAGAATTGCCTTAGGGTTAGAAAAGTCAGATGATAACGGTAAATATGAGAATAAAGCCGGATCAGAGGAAACGTTACACAGAGCTGCTAATGCTACTGCTGCTATGATGACGCTGAATCCCGGTAGAAAGAAGTATTCGTGGATGACTTCGGGGGCAGGTGGTCCCAATGGAGGAAGTGCTGGAGTTAGTGAAAAGGATAGCAATAGTAAAAGAAGCCATCTTCTTTCCCTGCGTGGAGATAATGGAATACGACTTAACAACACAAGAATCACCCAGGCAGTGACAATGAAAGATCTTTTAGCCGCCATAGAGGATGAGAGAATGAATGTCCAAAATGCCCTTGTTAAAGGCTACTCCAAGCTTAGAGACTAA